The window AAAACTGATAACTTCTTTACTGGACGGAATATGGGGAAATTACTGATAATCAATCAATTTTTTTATCCTGATCTTGCTGCAACCTCGCAGTTGATGACCGACCTTGTCGGAGAACTGCGGTCACGGAAAATGCCGGTGGATGTGGTAACGGGAAACCGCGGCTACACCAATCCAGGAGCCCGCTACCCGGAAGAGGAAAATTATTGTGGAGCGCACATACACCGGTGCTGGTCAACAGGTTTCAACCGCGGTGGTAAATCAAGCAGGCTGTGCAATTACCTGAGCTTCTATCCCGGCGCTCTCGCCCGCTGTCTTCAGGTTACCAAGCCGAAGGTGGTGATGACCATGTCCACGCCGCCCCTGATCGCTCTCTTAGGGCTGACGGTCGCCCGAATCAAAGGTGCCCGGTTTATCTACTGGATTCAGGATCTGTATCCTGAGGTGGCCATTCATCTGGGATATTTGAAGCCGGAAGGAAAAATGAGCCGCCTGCTGCAAAAGCTGTCCACCTGGATTTTGCAGCAGGCCGATCAGATCGTGGTAGTCAGTGAGGGCATGAATAACCATCTGATGCACGCCGGTATCTCTTCATCCAAGGTCAGAATAATTTTCAACTGGTCAGACGATGACCGAATACATCCATTGCCAAAAACCGAGAATCCCTTTATAGTCCAGCAGGGTCTGTCGGGGAAATTTGTCGTGGCTTACTCCGGAAATATGGGGCTGGCCCATGATTTCACAACTATTCTGGCTGCCATGAAAGCCCTGAGCCGCCATCAGGACCGGCTGGCTTTCCTGATGATCGGCGACGGAGCCAGGAAAAAGCCTGTCCAGCACTTTGTCCAGGACCACGGACTTGGCAATGTCCGGTTTCTTCCCTATCAGCCTCAGGAAAAACTGGCTGAAGTACTCGGTGCTGCGGACCTTCATCTTGTGTCTCTGAATCCCCGGCTCGAAGGGCTGGTCTTTCCCAGTAAAATTTATGGTGTGCTGGCCGCGGGCAGGCCTCTTCTGTTCATCGGAGATCCCCGGGGTGAGGCGGCCAGACTGGTGCGGGAGGGAAAGTGCGGCCAGAGCGTGGCTGCGGGAGATACTGACGGTCTGGTGGCCATTATTGAAAGCTACCTTCAGCACCCGGAAATCGCCCCGCGCGAGGGGCTGTGCGGCCGGCAGTATCTGGAGCAGCGGTTTTCCCGGCGTCAGTCCCTGGAACAGTTCGGACGGCTGCTCGAATGCTGAAGGGGGAGGAGGCAGTGGTCAGTGGTCGGTGGCCGGTTATCCAGTGGTTAGT is drawn from bacterium and contains these coding sequences:
- a CDS encoding glycosyltransferase family 4 protein, producing the protein MGKLLIINQFFYPDLAATSQLMTDLVGELRSRKMPVDVVTGNRGYTNPGARYPEEENYCGAHIHRCWSTGFNRGGKSSRLCNYLSFYPGALARCLQVTKPKVVMTMSTPPLIALLGLTVARIKGARFIYWIQDLYPEVAIHLGYLKPEGKMSRLLQKLSTWILQQADQIVVVSEGMNNHLMHAGISSSKVRIIFNWSDDDRIHPLPKTENPFIVQQGLSGKFVVAYSGNMGLAHDFTTILAAMKALSRHQDRLAFLMIGDGARKKPVQHFVQDHGLGNVRFLPYQPQEKLAEVLGAADLHLVSLNPRLEGLVFPSKIYGVLAAGRPLLFIGDPRGEAARLVREGKCGQSVAAGDTDGLVAIIESYLQHPEIAPREGLCGRQYLEQRFSRRQSLEQFGRLLEC